From Montipora foliosa isolate CH-2021 chromosome 6, ASM3666993v2, whole genome shotgun sequence, a single genomic window includes:
- the LOC138008731 gene encoding fez family zinc finger protein 1-like, translating into MPRAFLLKRDFEDKNYFSEGKLTFIQQDEKKSTTGDDFPGTGRSKSQAKAKKKDTGDAEIFRSFQKNKKLSYPAEVRIDGSVNDIGKILRFADDFINNEKKMSGRNTQTGNLHEVDHTADHRILPEKSPLQAQGKVGNASEAIGETLASNLKRLTSHANRKYSQLNKANELSATGVKNRSDKATVHKCNQCGKVFKTKYTLSIHLKMPDHTQSRPFVCNVCGKGFRLSSTLCRHKIIHTEKKPHKCEECGKSFNRSSTLKTHLRTHSDKKAFICDICGKGFHQKGNLRNHIMIHTGEKPFRCNQCNRAFNKMSNLKFHMHTHSDNLPYHCRTCRKRFAKKAELKEHVEEAH; encoded by the exons ATGCCGAGGGCTTTTCTGTTGAAGAGAGATTTTGaggataaaaattatttcagcGAAGGAAAGCTGACTTTTATCCAGCAAG atGAAAAAAAATCGACGACTGGTGATGATTTTCCAGGGACCGGACGAAGCAAGAGCCAGGCAAAAGCGAAGAAAAAAGATACTGGTGATGCGGAAATCTTCAGATCGTTTCAGAAGAATAAAAAGTTGTCTTACCCAGCTGAAGTGAGGATTGACGGGAGCGTTAATGACATCGGAAAGATTCTAAGGTTTGCTGATGATTTCattaataatgaaaagaaaatgtcgGGGCGAAATACTCAAACAGGCAATCTTCACGAGGTGGATCACACTGCCGATCACAGAATTCTTCCAGAAAAGAGCCCGTTACAGGCACAGGGAAAAGTTGGAAACGCGTCAGAGGCAATCGGGGAGACGCTGGCGTCTAATTTAAAACGGTTGACATCTCACGCAAACAGAAAATACTCACAATTGAATAAAGCAAATGAGCTTAGTGCCACAGGCGTAAAAAATCGATCCGACAAGGCGACTGTTCACAAATGTAACCAGTGTGGCAAAGTTTTTAAAACGAAATACACTCTTTCAATCCACTTGAAAATGCCCGATCACACTCAAAGCCGGCCGTTTGTGTGCAACGTTTGTGGGAAGGGGTTTCGCCTGTCCAGCACGCTTTGCCGCCACAAGATCATCCACACTGAGAAAAAACCACACAAGTGCGAAGAATGTGGTAAGAGTTTCAATCGCTCGTCTACATTAAAGACGCATCTACGCACGCACAGTGACAAAAAAGCTTTCATTTGCGACATCTGCGGCAAAGGTTTTCACCAAAAGGGGAACCTTCGCAATCACATAATGATTCATACGGGAGAAAAGCCGTTCAGATGCAACCAGTGCAATCGGGCATTCAACAAGATGTCGAATTTGAAATTTCACATGCACACCCACTCGGATAATCTGCCGTACCACTGTAGAACATGCAGAAAACGCTTTGCGAAAAAGGCCGAATTGAAGGAACACGTAGAAGAGGCGCATTGA